In Deinococcus maricopensis DSM 21211, one genomic interval encodes:
- a CDS encoding APH(3') family aminoglycoside O-phosphotransferase — protein sequence MSDPNVTNLTLPASLRAMLSGERWEPVTVGESDADVYRSSRFVLKRQRSGDFDTLRGERERLGYFAGRVRVPDVVAYHVEDDVEYLVVERLPGTDMSHPALQRDPRRAAELLARALREVHALPVHDCPFDRRLRVRLADARERVRRGLVDEDDFDDERRGRRATDLLNDVEQSCPADEDLVVTHGDAYVHNVMVADGELAGLIDVGRAGVADRHMDLALAAGSLASDYGEGVDQVFLEAYGREHVDEEKLRFYRLLDEFF from the coding sequence CTCCCTGCGCGCGATGCTGTCCGGCGAGCGTTGGGAACCCGTGACGGTGGGCGAAAGTGACGCCGACGTGTACCGCTCGTCGCGCTTCGTGCTGAAACGGCAACGTTCGGGCGACTTCGACACCTTGCGCGGCGAACGCGAGCGCCTGGGGTATTTCGCCGGTCGTGTGCGCGTGCCGGACGTCGTGGCGTACCACGTCGAGGACGACGTGGAGTACCTGGTGGTGGAGCGCCTGCCCGGCACGGACATGAGTCACCCAGCCCTGCAACGGGACCCTCGACGCGCGGCGGAATTGCTCGCGCGGGCGCTGCGCGAGGTGCACGCCTTGCCGGTGCATGACTGCCCGTTCGACCGGCGGTTGCGTGTCCGGCTCGCGGACGCGCGCGAGCGCGTGCGCCGTGGCCTCGTGGATGAGGACGACTTCGACGATGAGCGCCGTGGGCGCCGCGCCACCGACCTGCTGAACGACGTTGAACAGAGTTGCCCTGCCGACGAGGACCTCGTGGTCACCCACGGGGACGCGTACGTGCACAACGTCATGGTGGCGGATGGGGAGCTGGCGGGCTTGATTGACGTGGGGCGCGCGGGAGTTGCGGACCGTCACATGGATCTCGCGCTCGCGGCGGGCAGCCTGGCGTCCGATTACGGTGAGGGGGTCGATCAGGTGTTTCTGGAAGCGTATGGGCGCGAGCACGTGGACGAGGAGAAACTGCGGTTCTATCGTCTCCTCGATGAATTCTTCTGA
- a CDS encoding TetR/AcrR family transcriptional regulator: MTPDSPRTLAKRQQILRAARTLFLQHGYARTSTDAITEAAGISKQTLYAYYRSKPELLAATITHELGQLALDAQPPAPATLQDLRAQLLALATRVTAHLLQADAIALLRLLIGEAVHLPELRATLRQALPARLIDLTERYLVDAHERGLIHAPDAHLSARLLVGPLMSYVALDGLFGDAPPTPPSPATLAALIDLYLRSVALPGAPP; this comes from the coding sequence ATGACCCCGGATTCCCCGCGCACCCTCGCCAAACGCCAGCAGATCCTCCGCGCCGCCCGCACCCTCTTCTTGCAGCACGGCTACGCCCGCACCAGCACGGACGCCATCACCGAAGCGGCCGGCATCAGCAAGCAGACGCTGTACGCGTACTACCGCAGCAAACCCGAACTGCTCGCTGCCACCATCACGCATGAACTCGGGCAGCTGGCCCTCGACGCTCAGCCGCCCGCCCCCGCAACCCTTCAGGACCTCCGCGCGCAGCTGCTCGCCCTGGCCACGCGCGTCACGGCGCACCTGCTGCAGGCGGACGCCATTGCGCTGCTGCGCCTGCTGATCGGCGAGGCCGTTCACCTGCCGGAACTGCGCGCCACGCTGCGGCAGGCCCTGCCCGCCCGGCTCATCGACCTGACAGAGCGGTACCTCGTGGACGCGCACGAGCGCGGCCTGATTCACGCGCCGGACGCGCACCTCAGCGCGCGCCTGCTGGTCGGCCCCCTCATGAGCTACGTCGCGCTCGACGGCCTGTTCGGCGACGCGCCCCCCACCCCCCCATCCCCGGCGACCCTCGCGGCCCTGATTGACCTGTACCTCCGCAGCGTCGCTCTTCCAGGAGCGCCCCCATGA